One genomic segment of Helianthus annuus cultivar XRQ/B chromosome 14, HanXRQr2.0-SUNRISE, whole genome shotgun sequence includes these proteins:
- the LOC110903712 gene encoding cation/calcium exchanger 5, with protein MAPSSPTTTTTVLLLLTTLISFFLLHFPHPHPSSTHRRSLLNTTTTTCSHILQIPPHQRCSFSTLHCSTHSNGLLNYFSFHFCHFNQNQYLSIPFLTLIVILHFYILVKTAQDQFSIIVTKLSNHLNLSPSMGAVTLLALGNGAPDVFASVAAVGAGNARTGFGAILSAGTFVSALVVGFVAIYAAPFAVSPAPFVRDVLFYLTAALFLFYVYLSGEIFVWQAVGFVVFYLFFVVVVFWMDLGFGGGGGRVKSGGGDRNVSVEIESGSGGNVGEFEKRKAGSGIRHAFDKISKTWEVPVSVMLKLTIPQSSPSEWNRFYRSANIALCPILLMYSCKSFVPLDHPIVFLLPNVHFSLWLVVLFASSSFALVHFVLEKKPPKTEQMPVVLIGFIMSVFWISTMAGELLNCLAALGSLLEVPPSLLGLTVLAWGNSVGDLVADVAVAKAGQPAMAMAGCFAGPMFNMLFGLGTALVIQTANVYPEAYELQFHVSIVVAFVFLILSLMGSLLVVTWCRFHVPRFWGFCLVGLYAFFIALSLVIAKLQF; from the exons ATGGCACCCTCctcccccaccaccaccaccaccgtcctccTCCTCCTCACCACACTAATCTCCTTCTTCCTCCTCCACTTCCCCCACCCTCACCCTTCCTCCACCCACCGCCGATCACTcctcaacaccaccaccaccacttgcTCACACATCCTTCAAATCCCCCCACATCAACGCTGCTCCTTCTCCACTCTCCACTGCTCCACCCACTCCAACGGCCTCCTCAACTACTTCTCCTTCCACTTCTGCCACTTCAACCAAAACCAATACCTATCTATTCCCTTCCTCACCCTCATCGTCATCCTCCACTTCTACATCCTCGTTAAAACCGCACAAGATCAGTTCTCCATAATCGTCACTAAACTATCGAATCATTTGAATTTATCTCCCAGCATGGGCGCCGTTACATTGCTAGCCCTAGGTAACGGCGCCCCGGATGTTTTCGCCTCTGTCGCCGCCGTCGGTGCCGGCAACGCGCGGACTGGATTCGGCGCGATTTTGTCGGCTGGAACGTTTGTTTCGGCTCTGGTTGTCGGCTTCGTGGCGATCTACGCCGCGCCGTTCGCGGTGTCGCCGGCGCCGTTTGTTAGAgatgtgttgttttatttgactgctgctttgtttttgttttatgtgTATTTGAGTGGTGAGATATTTGTGTGGCAGGCGGTTGGATTTGtggtgttttatttgttttttgttgTGGTTGTGTTCTGGATGGATTTAgggtttggtggtggtggtgggagggTGAAAAGTGGTGGTGGAGATCGGAATGTTTCGGTCGAAATTGAGTCTGGAAGTGGAGGTAATGTGGGGGAGTTTGAGAAAAGGAAGGCAGGGTCTGGGATTCGACACGCGTTTGACAAG ATATCCAAGACTTGGGAAGTACCGGTCTCGGTAATGTTAAAGCTCACGATCCCACAATCATCGCCATCTGAATGGAACAGATTTTATCGATCAGCCAATATCGCGTTATGCCCAATTCTTCTTATGTACTCCTGCAAATCATTCGTGCCTCTAGATCATCCCATTGTTTTTCTTCTTCCAAATGTCCATTTTTCTCTATGGTTAGTAGTACTCTTTGCCAGCTCATCATTTGCACTCGTCCATTTCGTACTCGAAAAAAAGCCCCCGAAAACCGAGCAAATGCCAGTCGTCCTTATAGGATTCATTATGAGTGTTTTCTGGATCTCCACAATGGCGGGAGAGCTTTTAAACTGTCTTGCAGCACTCGGGTCGCTTCTCGAGGTGCCACCGTCGCTGTTAGGGTTAACCGTGTTAGCTTGGGGGAACTCAGTGGGTGATCTTGTTGCTGACGTGGCTGTGGCTAAAGCGGGTCAACCGGCTATGGCCATGGCTGGATGCTTCGCGGGACCCATGTTTAACATGCTTTTTGGGCTTGGAACCGCTTTGGTTATCCAAACGGCTAATGTTTACCCTGAAGCTTATGAGCTGCAGTTTCATGTGAGTATTGTGGTTGCGTTTGTGTTCTTGATATTGAGTTTGATGGGGTCATTGTTGGTTGTAACGTGGTGTAGATTCCATGTGCCTAGATTCTGGGGGTTTTGTCTTGTTGGTTTGTATGCGTTCTTCATTGCATTAAGCCTGGTCATTGCGAAGCTCCAATTCTGA
- the LOC110903711 gene encoding signal peptidase complex subunit 3A, which yields MHSFGFRANALLTFSLTILALMCAIASISDNLNSPSPTATVQILNVNRFQKKSTGDDEVGFTLDISADLQSLFTWNTKQVFVFLAAEYSTPKNSLNQVSLWDRIIPAREDAKFSTKIKNKYRFIDQGSNLRGRDFNMTLHWHVMPKTGKMFADKLVLPGYRLPESYR from the exons ATGCATTCATTCGGTTTCAGAGCCAATGCTCTCCTCACATTTTCCCTAACAATTCTCGCTCTCATGTGCGCAATCGCTTCAATTTCCGATAATCTCAACTCTCCGTCACCTACTGCAACTGTTCAG ATCTTGAATGTCAATCGGTTTCAGAAGAAATCAACCGGAGATGACGAG GTTGGATTTACACTAGATATATCTGCAGACCTACAGTCACTATTCACATGGAATACCAAGCAG GTTTTTGTATTTTTAGCTGCTGAATATAGCACTCCAAAGAATTCCCTGAATCAG GTTTCATTGTGGGATCGTATCATACCAGCAAGAGAAGATGCAAAATTTTCTACAAAAATTAAGAACAAGTACAGGTTCATTGATCAG GGAAGCAACCTTAGAGGGAGAGATTTTAATATGACTTTGCATTGGCATGTGATGCCAAAAACTGGCAAAATGTTTGCAGACAAGTTGGTCCTGCCCGGTTATCGCTTGCCTGAGTCATACAGATAA